GCGTTTGCGCGGAGGCGACTTGGTGGTCGCCGCACAAGTAAACGTGCAGATTGACGCCGAGATTGGCCAAAAAGACCATTTCCGGGTGGATCTAGATAAGATACTGGTTTTCCGCTTCCCGCAGGAGATCGTCCCGGAATTTCGGGTGCGCGAGGCTGATGATCGCAAGGGCCCTGTCGCGGGTGGACTTTCCCTTCAGGTTCACGATGCCGTATTCCGTGGCTAGGTAGTGGGTGGCTGTCCGCGGGACCGTCACGACGGCGCCGGCCCGCAATTGGGGCACGATCCGCGAGACCTTTCCGTCGCGTGCCGTCGAATAGAAGGCGATGATGGATTTTCCCCCTTTCGAATCGAAGGCGCCGCGCACGAAATCGAGCTGCCCGCCTGTCCCGGAATACTGCGCCCCATCGAGGCTCTCCGAGTTGCATTGCCCCAGCAGATCCACCTCGATAGTGGCATTGATGGAGATGAGTTGGTCCTGCCGTGCGATGTTGGCTGGATGGTTGATGTAGGAGACCGGATAGCTTTCGCAGCTCGGATTGTCATGGACGAAGTCATAAAGCTCCCGGTCCCCGAGGACGTTCGTGAAAAGATGCTTTCGCGGATGAAAGGTCTTTTTCCGACCGGTGGCCACCCCCTTCTTGATGAGTTCGGCCAGCCCGGGGCAGAACAGTTCGCTGTGGATCCCCAGATCCTTTCGATCGAGCAGGTACTCGCAGACCGCGTTCGGGATCCCCCCGAAGCCCACCTGAATCGTCGCCCCGTCCGGCACCTCGGCAGCCACTAGCCGCCCGATGACAGCGGCCTCCGGCTTCGCCTCGGCGGGCCGCGATTCCAGCATAGGGGCCTCGTGTTCGATCAGGGCGTCCACCTCCGAAATGTGCAGGAGCGAGTCGCCGAAGACCCGCGGCATGAGCGGGTTCACCTCGACAATCAGCTTCCTGCAGGCGCGAGCGGCGGTGCTGATGTAGTCGTTCACGGCCCCGAAGGTGAAAAAGCCGTTCTTGTCCATCGGGGAAACGGTCGTCAGAGTCACGTCGACATCCATGAACTCCCGGATAAACCTTGGCACCTGGTGAAACTCGTTGGGAACGAAATAATTCAACCCGACGCGCACGAGGTTCCGGTCAGCCGGCGATACGAACCAGGTGAAAGAATCGACGCAGTCGCTCAAATCCGGCGCCAGATACGTGGCCGAGGCGTGCTTTCCGGGAAGCAGGCTGAAGATCCGGACCTTTTTGAGATCGCCCGCCCGCAGGCGTGCGGCCAGCGCCCCGAGCAGGGCCGGCGGCTCCCCGCAGACCATGCCGTGGACGATGGTGCTCCCGTCGGCGATCTCCGCCACTGCTCGCTCCGGTGTAACCCGCTTTTTTTCATACCATTCACGAACCATAAAATACGGGTCCTTTCCCCGTTCTCTCCGCCAGGGCGGAGCGTTCCGCCGATCTTACGCCCGGGCGCTTGTCCCGTTGAATCATCCTGTTGACTCAGTTCCCGTGCAGACCAGGCCCGACATCACGCAGCCACTCACGGCTCCCTCAGAGGGGCACATGCACGCGGACTTTCGGCGCTGAGTATGAAAGAATGCGGCGGACCTGTCAAGCCGCCGCTTAAAGGGCTCTACACCCCGTGCGCATCCGCCTCGGGCGCTGCGGCACCCGGCCCCTCCGAACGACCCGGCGAGGCGATTTCTTTTGCCGCGGGAGTGCCCTCCGGTATATGATCTACCCCAGCCAGCCCGGCTGCAACCACCTGGCGCCAGGAGGAAAACATATTGACCACGGACAGTTACAAGCAAGCCGATCTGATCGAGCTGCACGATGCGGGCATCATCCTTCAACGCGACGGCTCCGACCCGCGCCTCGGCTGGAGAGAATTCAATCTGCACGGGGAGACCTACCTCATCGACGACGAGGACATCGGCACCTTTCTGGGGGCATTCGGGATCGACTACGACCGGGGCGTCCAAATCCACAAAGCGCGGACCCGGATCGGGTCCGGTCAGTCGCTTGAAGGGACGGAGTTTCCCCAGCGGATCGCCACCCTCCTCGCGAGGCCCGAAGGCGCCAGGCTTCTCTGGATCAAGGCCGAGTTGTGCCTGGAAAACGAGGCCGGCGAAGAGGAGCGCCGCTGGCAGGAGATCACCTACTCGGGGGCCTGGTCGGTCTGGTGGGCGGCGCGCGGTCCACAGAGCGCCGTGGAGGAGAGCGGGCCGGCTTGACCTTTTCGCCCATGCCGGCGCATCCACTCCCCCCGCGGCCTTCAGCATACCAGACGGCGTCCGCGCAGCCCGCTCTCAAGAGCGCTGAATCCGCTCCATCTCGAAGAACAGGTCTTGTTCCCGGACGACGCCCACCGCCTTTTTCCCGTCCATCACGAGGAGCCGCCGCTCGCCCATGCCCGCCATCGCGTAGGACGCCTCCATGAGGTTCGCCTCCGCATCGATGGTCGAGGGCCTCCGGGACATGACCTCCTGAACCCGCTTCTTGACGAGCTTTTTGACCTCGATCGTGAACATCCCCTTCCAAAACATCGGCGAGTACTGAATGCTGTCCGCCGTCGAAGGCTTCGGCGCACTCAGATAAGCCGGCATGATCGCCTCCAGAAGATCCTTGATCGTGAGGACCCCCTGAACCTCGCCCCCCCGGTCCAGGACCAGGACGGAACGGTGCCCCGTCTCCATGATGCGGCTTGTGGACAGGCTGGCGCCGTAGCTCTTTCGAAGGGCCTCGACGGCCTCCCCGACGCTCTGCTCGGTCGTCACCGTTGTGTAGTTCTCGAAGGGCACCATGATGTCTTTGACCGTCTTTTCCGCCGGCGGGCCGCCCTTTTCGACCGACCGGACGGCATCCCCGATCTTGGCCGCCAAGACGTCGATGTCGCAGGGCTTGGTCAGGTAGTCGAACGCGCCCTCCTTCCGGGCCTCCTTCGCCGAGGGGAGCGCCCCGTGCCCCGTCAGCATGATCACCGGCAGGTTGGGGGCGCGCTTCCGGATCTCCTTCAGGGCGGCATGACCGTCCATGCCGGGCATCTTGATATCGAGGACGACCACGTCCGGATTTTGCTGCAGCTGTTCGATCGCCTCCTCGCCGGATGCGGCCAGGATCGTTTCGAAGCCTTTGCGGGTCAGCAGTTTTTTCGTGGTGGCGCGGAACTGATCCTCGTCGTCCACCATCAGAACCTTGATTGCACGATTCATCGGATCCGCCTCCTTCTCAGAACGGTTTCAACCCCGGCCATCCCATCCACGCCCAATAGGTAACGCCCATCAGGGCCAGGCCGATCATGTTGGTGATCCACAGGATGACGCCCACCCTCAAAAAGTCCTTGGCCTCCAGATACCCGCTGGCATAGACGATCGCGTTGGGCGGCGTGCCGATCACCAGACAATAGGCGAAGGACGAGGCGATGGCGGTCCCCATCGCCATGAAGGGGATCATGGCGGTGCCCGGGTGCACGATGCCGGCCATGGCCAGGGTCACCGGACCTACGGCGGCGCAGGCCGGGCCATCGGCCATGATCTGGGTGATCAGGGCGGTGATGACATTCCCGGTCAGGAGCAGACCGATCCCGTGCGTGACCCCCAGCGGCTCGGTCACCTGCAGCAGTGTGCGGGCGATCCAGTAGGCGCCGCCGGTCTCCACGAGCACACGCCCGAAGATGATGGCGCCGGCATACAGCCAGACAACCCCCCAGTCGACCTTGGTCTGAAAGTCGCGCCAGTTGACTACCCCCGACAGGATGTAGGCGATCGCGCCCATGACGGCCAGGACGCCGATCCCGAAGTCGATGCCGGTCCACTGGAGCAGAAGGTTTTTCTCCGTGATCCAGGAGAAAAGCATGGCAAGAAAGATCACGAGGGCGATGATCTGCTCACGCGTCCATTTCCCGCCCCCCACCCTCGCCGTCTCCTCCTTGACGACCGCAAAGGCCGCGCCCAGGTTGGTCACGGCGGGCTTGAAGCGCCAGTTCAGCACCACCCAGCAGACGGGCATGAGAAAGACCAGAAACGGGACGCAGTAGATGCACCATTGCCCAAAACCGATGGAGAGGCCGAACATGTCCTCGGCATAGTTCATCATGATGATGTTGCGCGCGGCGCCCGAGGGGGCGAGGGAGCCTCCGAGGTTGCAGGCCATGGCAATGGTGATCATGAGCATTTTGGCAAGCTCCGGGTCGTCCTTCCCGGTCGCGGACGTCGAGGTCGTATAAAGCATGATGCCGATCGGGAGGAACATCGCCGCCAGGGCGTGGTCGGACATGAACATGGTCAGCGGCGCGATGATCACCACGATGATGAGCGTCACCCACTTGATGTCCGGGTTTTTGAGCTTGCCGAACATCATCATGGCGATGCGTTTGTCCACACCGGTCTTGACGAACGCGGCCGCGAACATGAGGCTCCCCATGATGAACCAGGTCGCGTCCGACCAGTAGAGCGAGGCGACGTTCTTGCGCGTGACGATGCCCGTCATGAGGGCGATCACACCGATCGAAAGCGACACCATGGGGAGCGGCATGGCCTCGGTCACGAAGCACAAGACCACGAAGAGGACGATCCCCACCGCGGCTTTCACGTGAAAGCCGGCCTTCAAGGCCTGCGCCTGGTCCTTCTCATCGAGCCGATCGAAGGTCAACTCCTCGGTCCTCAGCTTGTAGCCGCGATCCATAAGGGCGCGGAACGCCTCCGGGCTTATCTGGGAGGCGAATTGCATGACCTGATCGAAATGGGTCTTCGTGGTGGAGACCCCGTTCTCTCTGCACCACTTCTCTGTCCGACTGAGAAAGGACTTTTGGCTGAAGGACGACTTCTGCAGATTCGTCTCCATCATCCGGACCATCTGGATCTGCCACTGCTCGAGGTCGGCCGGCTTCTGGTTGAAAAGCTCCCCGGCGAACAGCTCCTCCACATACTTAGGCCCGAACGCGTACTCGACGCCGACGTCCAGCATGCTCTTCGGGGTTGGAATGATCAACATGATCAACAGCAGCCCCAAAGGCAAACTGAACAGTTTCCAATTGATGAATTTATCGTAGCCCGAAGGCTTCTTTTTATCTTCCGTCATAGATTCCTCCTCCTGTCCGCAGGGGTTTCAGACCGCCCACGCGGAGAGCCCGAAGACCGCCTGCGGCGCGACCCCGGAAATGACCTTTGAGTGTCCATCTGCGGAAATGATTCCCCGGTACCAACCAATTTCCAATCCGGAATTGAGGGTTTTTTGCCCATATCAAGGAAATCAGACCGTTGCGAGCAAGCGGCCTCCAGGTCGCCGAACAAGCAAACGGGCAGATTGACGCCGAGATGAGCAAAAATGCATTTCCGGATGGAAGCCTCTTAGGACTCGAAATGGCGAAAAGCTTCCGTACGATCCATGAATTCCCGTCAGCGCGATAGCGATATACTCCGCATCCCTCCTGTATCGGCATTGAAGCAACCGGCGCACGGGTTTCCCGCCTGAAGAAAAACACCTCCGCATCCTTTGCAGCTCTCTTCGGATGTCCAGGGTTCCGGCCTGCGGTTCGTCTCCCCTGCAAACGCGGGGGAAAACGGCCCGTGCGAAACGACAGGGCATCCAGCGGGAGGCGCCTTCTCCACGGATAGCGCCGCTCTGAGGACAAAGGTCTTCCGGCCCGGCAACGACCATCTGGAAGGCCCTACCCGGTCGATTCAATTAGCGTGCCAGGGGGTAAAGGCCGCCCCGCGCCGACTGAGCGGCGCGGCCAAGCCCGTCAGGACAGCCGTTTTCGCGGCGGGTGCGCTTCCTCGGGACGCGCGGCCGGGTTGGCCTGTCAGACCTTTTTTCAGGCTGTAAAAAAAAGCGATGACACTGCCGGTCGTAGAGAGTGCGGAGGAACGATCCTCGGGCCGGAAGGGGCGGAGAACCATATCCACGGTATCTGCAAAGGAATGGCCATCGGGCAGGGAAAGAGAAGGATAGTCTTTAACAACGGGTTGAAAAACCCAAGTGTAGGCCGTCAGAAAGCGGCGGGGTGCAAGGCTGGCGAAACTTCGTCGAAAGAGGCGCCCCTCCAGGTGCGCCGCAGCGCAACCGGATGGCCGCTACGCAGCAGAGGGGCGCTTTCTAACGGCCGGTCAAGGCGCTCAGGGAAGGTCTTCCAGCCAGGACGACTCTCCGAACCAATGGTTCGTGAGTTCCTCCAATTCACCGCTCCCGTCCAGCAGCATCAGAAAATTTTCCACCCAGTTCGCATAAAGCGGATCGCCGGCCGGAAGTCCGATCCCCAAAGGTTCGAAGGTCATCGGCGTGATCAGCGAGATGAGCCCTTCGTCGGGATAGCGGAAGACCGAGATGATGCAGATCGGATAATCGGCGATGAAGATGTCGGCTTCGTTCCTGATGAGCTGTTGGATCGCCTCGTCGTAATCCTGGGCGAGCGAGAGCTTCGCATCGGGGATCTCATCCTCGACGAGCGCCTGGCTCGTAGAGCCCCTCAAAGCAACGATTTTCAAATTCGGACGGTTCATTTCGGACGGATTCCTGATGTCGGCCAAGGTCTGCTCCCGGGTGAGGATCGCCTTTCCCGAAAGGAAGTAAGGCCCGACGAACATGCTCTTCATGTTGCGCGCCGGAGTGATGGTCATACCGGAGAGCACCAGATCCACCCTGCCGGATTCGAGCGCAGGGAGCAGATCCGCAAACGCCATGCTCTGGGTGCGCAGATTGACACCCATGGCGTCCGCCATCTGCTTCGCAAGATCCACTTCGAGCCCCATCAACTCACCGCTCTTGCTGATGAAATTCAACGGGGGCTGGTTCCCGGACATCCCCACCACCAGTTCCCCGCGTGCGGCGATCCGGTCCAGATGCGACGCCACCACCGGAACAGCGGCCGTTCCCTGATTGAACTGCGCGCAGGCACCCGACACCATAACGCACAACATCACCACGACAACTTTGAATCCCCTCATCGCCTCTCTCCTTTCAATCCGTCCAGTCGTTCAAGAAAAACTTAGATCCTCTTCAAATCGAGCCCTTCGCCCGTGCCCTCCCGCCATCGGAAAACCGGTCCGGGCTTGGACGTTATAACGCTGCCAGGTTGCAGACGACCGTCAACATCGATCGATTTCTTCGGGCGCACACCGTTCGACTCTTTCCTCTGCATACGCCCAGGCCGACAGAGCCCCTGCCGGCGGCGCCTCCGGCTTCGATCCTGCCGTTCCACGATCGTAGCAAAGGGCGCCGAGGAAAAGCGGCCATTCTCGATGGATCGGGGCGCAGAGGCCTGGATAAACCCTGGAGCAGGGAACCGAAGCATCTGATGCGCCTACCCCTGCGAAGGCAGGGCCGTAAAGTACGAACCTTTCAATACACCGTGGATGACCGGGAGAACCCGCTCTGGGGGCGGAGAATAATCGAACACCACCTTGAGAAAAAGCATGACGATGCGATAGGTTGCACCCCAGAGAAGCTCCCTTTGCCCGCCGTCCTGATGAACGAAGCAGGGAAAATCCTCCACGAGCTTTCCGGGCCGGGCGGCCTCGAGCCCCTGCATCTCGACACGGTAAGAAGCGTAGCGGCTGCTTTGGAGCAGGTGTCGAAGGGGAATGCACACCACCTTTTCCACCTCCCAATTGGGCTGGAAGCGCTTCTGCCAACCGACCCACGCGACCATCGGGTATATGACCCGCTGAAAGATCTCGAGCGAGTGCGAAGGCAGCGGGCCCAAAAATGACACCCCAAACGGGTTCAGGCGCATTTCTTCGAAGCTTTCCCTCAGGCCCGTGGCCAAAAGCAGTGCGAGGCGGCGCGCCTCGCGCGGCCGCTCCCGGCGCCAGACCGGCCAGCCAGGCCAGCGCGTGAGGGGTGAGAACGGCAGCTGCAGCACCTTCGAAAGCCAGCAGTCCAGGCGCGGAGCAGTCCTTCCGCCGGGGAAGCAAAGGTCCCCGGGCTGTCTGACCCGCTGTGACCGTTTGTTCAGGATGAGGCTGGGATCGCCTCGGAAGGCCCCGGACGGGGCCGGCCCCAATGTGAACAGCACAGCGGACGTGGTGAGGTCTTTGGTGAGCCCTCCAGGAAAAAGCCGCCCCCTTCGATTCGCCGCCTCGAGCCGCTCTTCGATGCACCGCCGCGTGACCAACCCCTTTCCGGACGCCCTCATCATAGGCAACATGCCGCGCTGCGTGGGGGGCGGAGCCGCGCGCAGCAAACCTTGTTCGATCCCGCCCCTTCCCGGGCCTCGGCGTATTCACTCGACAACATAGAGGGGTCTTTCGAGATGCGTCCCCTTGCAGCGGGGGCAGCGGCCGGGGCGTGTAAAACGCTGTCTGTCCTTGAACACATACCCGCACTTGAGGCACCGGAACGCCCGAATGACGAGTCTCTTTCCCAGGCGTCCCACGCTTCTGGCGACATGCGGCAGGTGGGCGTAGACCTCCTTTTCGGCGATGTGAAGCTCCTGCGAAATCTCGATCGCAGTCATTTCGCCCGCGCAGAGAAGGTCGATCATCCTCTGCCGGATAGTCTCCGGAACCTCTTCTGCACCGCGCCCTGCGTCTTCATCCCGTTGCATCGAAGGCATCCCCCTCCCTGCCCGGCAGAGGCTCAAAGGCGCGCGCGTTCAGGGCGCCGGCCGGTCGCTCCGGTGGACCAGGCCAAGGTAAGGTTTTCAGCTCCGGAGAACCGGCGCTTCAATAAGGACGGGACCCAGCCGCAAAAGCCGTTCTCACCCTCGAACAATCCGCAAGGTCACGGCGTTTTCCCTGTCGGGGCATTCCACCACCATTTCATCCCCCGATGCCCAGGGATAACGACCCCCGAACTGCATGACACTCAAGGTAGGGAAGATATCGTGGTAGAAAAAGCCGCACAAGCCGCCGCTGTCATAGCAGCCTATCGAAAAACGGTCTCCCTGCCTGTGCCCCGCACTGCAATGCCCCTTGACGGAGAGGACCTCCGCCTGGAGAGGCTGGATCGAAGCCGGACTTTCCGCCATGCTGTCTGCCTCCAAATCGAATAGACCAAACGGGTTTCAGAAAACCGGATCCCGAGGGCCCCTCCGAATCCGATCAAAACCAGCCCGAGCCGCCCTCCCCTGCTGGGCAGGGTCAGCGCTCCTTTCGGCAGATGCAGTGCCGCTCTCCGCAGACATCGCATACATAGACGACCTCTGGAACGATCTGTTCAGCGGCCTGCCGTCCACCGCCCTTTCCGCCGTCGCCATTGATCTTTTCCCTGAGACGCGGCGAAGATCTGAAGACCACGACCCGCCGGGCCTCCAGCTCGATTCCATTTCCGGTCGCCGGATTCCGGCCCTTGCGCGGCCCCTTGTCTCTCACCTCGA
This genomic stretch from Desulfatiglans anilini DSM 4660 harbors:
- a CDS encoding transcriptional regulator, whose translation is MQRDEDAGRGAEEVPETIRQRMIDLLCAGEMTAIEISQELHIAEKEVYAHLPHVARSVGRLGKRLVIRAFRCLKCGYVFKDRQRFTRPGRCPRCKGTHLERPLYVVE
- a CDS encoding integration host factor subunit alpha; amino-acid sequence: MTLTKSDLTGKLAERGFTRKKAAVFVDRVLEIVKSTLAKGEDLLISGFGKFEVRDKGPRKGRNPATGNGIELEARRVVVFRSSPRLREKINGDGGKGGGRQAAEQIVPEVVYVCDVCGERHCICRKER
- a CDS encoding acetyl-CoA hydrolase/transferase family protein; translated protein: MVREWYEKKRVTPERAVAEIADGSTIVHGMVCGEPPALLGALAARLRAGDLKKVRIFSLLPGKHASATYLAPDLSDCVDSFTWFVSPADRNLVRVGLNYFVPNEFHQVPRFIREFMDVDVTLTTVSPMDKNGFFTFGAVNDYISTAARACRKLIVEVNPLMPRVFGDSLLHISEVDALIEHEAPMLESRPAEAKPEAAVIGRLVAAEVPDGATIQVGFGGIPNAVCEYLLDRKDLGIHSELFCPGLAELIKKGVATGRKKTFHPRKHLFTNVLGDRELYDFVHDNPSCESYPVSYINHPANIARQDQLISINATIEVDLLGQCNSESLDGAQYSGTGGQLDFVRGAFDSKGGKSIIAFYSTARDGKVSRIVPQLRAGAVVTVPRTATHYLATEYGIVNLKGKSTRDRALAIISLAHPKFRDDLLREAENQYLI
- a CDS encoding response regulator, whose protein sequence is MNRAIKVLMVDDEDQFRATTKKLLTRKGFETILAASGEEAIEQLQQNPDVVVLDIKMPGMDGHAALKEIRKRAPNLPVIMLTGHGALPSAKEARKEGAFDYLTKPCDIDVLAAKIGDAVRSVEKGGPPAEKTVKDIMVPFENYTTVTTEQSVGEAVEALRKSYGASLSTSRIMETGHRSVLVLDRGGEVQGVLTIKDLLEAIMPAYLSAPKPSTADSIQYSPMFWKGMFTIEVKKLVKKRVQEVMSRRPSTIDAEANLMEASYAMAGMGERRLLVMDGKKAVGVVREQDLFFEMERIQRS
- a CDS encoding TIGR04076 family protein, which encodes MAESPASIQPLQAEVLSVKGHCSAGHRQGDRFSIGCYDSGGLCGFFYHDIFPTLSVMQFGGRYPWASGDEMVVECPDRENAVTLRIVRG
- a CDS encoding CoA pyrophosphatase, whose product is MMRASGKGLVTRRCIEERLEAANRRGRLFPGGLTKDLTTSAVLFTLGPAPSGAFRGDPSLILNKRSQRVRQPGDLCFPGGRTAPRLDCWLSKVLQLPFSPLTRWPGWPVWRRERPREARRLALLLATGLRESFEEMRLNPFGVSFLGPLPSHSLEIFQRVIYPMVAWVGWQKRFQPNWEVEKVVCIPLRHLLQSSRYASYRVEMQGLEAARPGKLVEDFPCFVHQDGGQRELLWGATYRIVMLFLKVVFDYSPPPERVLPVIHGVLKGSYFTALPSQG
- a CDS encoding SLC13 family permease, giving the protein MTEDKKKPSGYDKFINWKLFSLPLGLLLIMLIIPTPKSMLDVGVEYAFGPKYVEELFAGELFNQKPADLEQWQIQMVRMMETNLQKSSFSQKSFLSRTEKWCRENGVSTTKTHFDQVMQFASQISPEAFRALMDRGYKLRTEELTFDRLDEKDQAQALKAGFHVKAAVGIVLFVVLCFVTEAMPLPMVSLSIGVIALMTGIVTRKNVASLYWSDATWFIMGSLMFAAAFVKTGVDKRIAMMMFGKLKNPDIKWVTLIIVVIIAPLTMFMSDHALAAMFLPIGIMLYTTSTSATGKDDPELAKMLMITIAMACNLGGSLAPSGAARNIIMMNYAEDMFGLSIGFGQWCIYCVPFLVFLMPVCWVVLNWRFKPAVTNLGAAFAVVKEETARVGGGKWTREQIIALVIFLAMLFSWITEKNLLLQWTGIDFGIGVLAVMGAIAYILSGVVNWRDFQTKVDWGVVWLYAGAIIFGRVLVETGGAYWIARTLLQVTEPLGVTHGIGLLLTGNVITALITQIMADGPACAAVGPVTLAMAGIVHPGTAMIPFMAMGTAIASSFAYCLVIGTPPNAIVYASGYLEAKDFLRVGVILWITNMIGLALMGVTYWAWMGWPGLKPF
- a CDS encoding transporter substrate-binding domain-containing protein, giving the protein MRGFKVVVVMLCVMVSGACAQFNQGTAAVPVVASHLDRIAARGELVVGMSGNQPPLNFISKSGELMGLEVDLAKQMADAMGVNLRTQSMAFADLLPALESGRVDLVLSGMTITPARNMKSMFVGPYFLSGKAILTREQTLADIRNPSEMNRPNLKIVALRGSTSQALVEDEIPDAKLSLAQDYDEAIQQLIRNEADIFIADYPICIISVFRYPDEGLISLITPMTFEPLGIGLPAGDPLYANWVENFLMLLDGSGELEELTNHWFGESSWLEDLP